The following proteins are co-located in the Nomia melanderi isolate GNS246 chromosome 1, iyNomMela1, whole genome shotgun sequence genome:
- the LOC116432129 gene encoding large ribosomal subunit protein uL16m, translating into MQAGGTTMRALFSSRIWLKTPSIQCTAGVKSFTPPKSFTDIEYPERKKLKVMLKVPQYPPSISPFTMQKKLKLMRGPELYHNTLLHKQYGIIATAGGRVKYNHMEVIRYTLLRTVFAQNKDAFAIWRIPGPWQPISQRSLGSRLGGGKADIKFYVTPVKAGQVLVEVGGPFEYFEVKKVLADIANKMPFAARAVSQEILDTIAARKKQIEVENQNPFTWKYIIQNNMLGCHRWISKYDRRWFNEYM; encoded by the exons ATGCAAGCAGGCGGTACTACAATGAGAGCATTGTTCTCAT CTCGTATTTGGTTGAAGACTCCATCAATTCAATGTACAGCCGGAGTGAAGTCTTTTACACCTCCAAAATCATTTACAG ACATTGAGTATCCTGAACGGAAGAAGTTGAAAGTTATGTTGAAAGTACCGCAGTATCCACCAAGCATTTCCCCTTTTacaatgcaaaagaaattaaaattaatgcgtGGTCCTGAACTCTATCATAACACACTTTTGCATAAGCAGTATGGGATAATA GCTACAGCTGGAGGTAGAGTAAAATACAACCATATGGAAGTAATACGTTACACACTCCTCAGGACAGTCTTTGCACAGAACAAAGACGCATTTGCGATCTGGAGAATTCCAGGTCCTTGGCAACCAATTTCACAGAGG AGTCTGGGATCACGGTTGGGAGGTGGCAAGGCtgatataaaattctatgtaaCACCTGTAAAGGCAGGACAAGTTCTTGTGGAAGTAGGAGGTCCATTCGAATACTTTGAG GTAAAAAAGGTCCTCGCCGATATCGCAAATAAAATGCCGTTTGCTGCCAGAGCGGTCAGTCAAGAAATACTAGATACAATAGCGGCGAGAAAAAAGCAGATCGAAGTGGAGAACCAAAATCCTTTTACttggaaatatataatacaaaacaatatgctTGGCTGTCACAGGTGGATATCGAAGTACGACAGACGGTGGTTTAAtgaatacatgtaa